From Streptomyces sp. CMB-StM0423, a single genomic window includes:
- a CDS encoding LysR family transcriptional regulator — protein sequence MLNLVHLKVLAAVARHGSVTEAARELHYSQPSVSHHLSRLEAATGAKLVQRAGRGIRLTPEGELLARRATEIVGRVDAATSELTAQLGLRTGRVRLAANASVLSTIVPRAARTLAGAHPGLALSIADRHPVEALQMLRRGDADVALVFRYAHAPLEDDGFRLAHVADDPIHLISRHPDDSVADHRHSPWIGGCERCRHELTAVCATHGFTPRIDSVCDDMVVVQALVAAGIGVTTLPGLALAAHRGEGIHTTEIPGAERRIYAATYGDPPDPPGATALVEALQKAAAELTAQ from the coding sequence GTGCTGAACCTCGTCCATCTGAAGGTGCTCGCGGCGGTGGCACGCCACGGCTCCGTGACCGAAGCCGCACGTGAACTCCACTACTCGCAGCCGTCGGTGAGCCACCACCTGTCCCGGCTGGAGGCGGCGACGGGCGCGAAGCTCGTCCAGCGCGCGGGCCGCGGCATCCGCCTCACGCCGGAAGGTGAACTCCTGGCCCGCCGCGCCACCGAGATCGTCGGCCGCGTCGACGCGGCGACCAGCGAACTCACCGCCCAGCTCGGCCTGCGCACCGGCCGCGTACGCCTGGCCGCCAACGCCTCCGTCCTCAGCACGATCGTCCCGAGGGCGGCCCGCACGCTGGCCGGAGCCCACCCCGGCCTGGCCCTGAGCATCGCCGACCGCCACCCGGTCGAGGCACTGCAGATGCTCCGCAGGGGAGACGCCGACGTGGCCCTCGTCTTCCGCTACGCGCACGCCCCGCTGGAGGACGACGGCTTCCGCCTCGCCCACGTTGCGGACGACCCGATCCACCTGATCAGCCGGCACCCGGACGACAGCGTGGCCGACCACCGCCACTCGCCGTGGATCGGCGGCTGCGAACGCTGCCGGCACGAACTGACCGCGGTCTGCGCGACCCACGGCTTCACCCCGCGGATCGACTCGGTCTGCGACGACATGGTCGTGGTCCAGGCCCTCGTCGCGGCGGGCATCGGCGTCACGACCCTGCCGGGCCTGGCCCTTGCGGCCCACCGGGGGGAGGGGATCCACACGACGGAGATCCCGGGGGCGGAACGCCGGATCTACGCGGCGACGTACGGGGACCCGCCGGACCCGCCGGGGGCGACGGCGCTCGTGGAAGCGCTGCAAAAGGCAGCGGCGGAACTCACGGCCCAGTAG
- a CDS encoding TenA family transcriptional regulator, which yields MTELLSRDAFRSALEEAIKGREAKNASFSTAWAEGQLKREHFARWAENHYHYVGPFADYLGYIYGNTPDEFTGAKDFTLQNMYEEELADIRHTDLLIRFAEACGTTKERIEDPSNMNPVTRGLQSWCYAVAMREHFVVATAALVVGLESQVPSIYKKQIVPLRESYGFTEDEIEFFDLHITSDVVHGERGYQIVLDHADTPRLQQRCLQFVCWGAEMRYSYTQALYDHYVRPDLEPAAAAA from the coding sequence ATGACGGAACTGCTCTCTAGAGACGCATTCCGCAGCGCGCTCGAAGAGGCCATCAAGGGCCGCGAGGCGAAGAACGCCTCCTTCAGTACCGCGTGGGCGGAAGGGCAGCTCAAGCGCGAGCACTTCGCCCGCTGGGCGGAGAACCACTACCACTACGTCGGCCCGTTCGCCGACTACCTGGGGTACATCTACGGAAACACCCCGGACGAATTCACGGGCGCCAAGGACTTCACGCTCCAGAACATGTACGAGGAGGAGCTGGCGGACATCCGCCACACCGACCTCCTCATCCGCTTCGCGGAGGCGTGCGGCACCACCAAGGAGCGCATCGAGGACCCCTCGAACATGAACCCCGTCACCCGCGGCCTGCAGTCCTGGTGCTACGCGGTCGCCATGCGCGAGCACTTCGTGGTCGCCACCGCCGCGCTCGTCGTGGGGCTGGAGTCGCAGGTGCCGAGCATCTACAAGAAGCAGATCGTGCCGCTGCGGGAATCGTACGGATTCACCGAGGACGAGATCGAGTTCTTCGATCTGCACATCACCTCGGACGTGGTGCACGGCGAGCGCGGATACCAGATCGTGCTCGACCACGCCGACACCCCGCGGCTCCAGCAGCGGTGTCTGCAATTCGTGTGCTGGGGCGCGGAGATGCGCTACTCGTACACCCAGGCGCTCTACGACCACTACGTACGGCCGGACCTGGAGCCGGCCGCGGCCGCCGCCTGA
- a CDS encoding GlcG/HbpS family heme-binding protein yields the protein MHKIHRLTLEDALVMLEAAEAEAARIGVRQTICIADDGAHPIALHRMTGARLTGVEIAIAKAFTAAGHQRATHLFNEEPKGPALPGNEAFGIQHMHPGRFAAFVGGFPIVYEGEVVGAVGVSGGNGDQDKAVGAAALAAFERKVASGAA from the coding sequence ATGCACAAGATCCACCGGCTCACCCTGGAAGACGCCCTGGTCATGCTGGAGGCCGCCGAGGCGGAAGCGGCGCGGATCGGCGTCAGGCAGACCATCTGCATCGCCGACGACGGCGCCCATCCGATCGCCCTGCACCGGATGACGGGCGCGCGGCTGACGGGCGTGGAGATCGCCATCGCCAAGGCGTTCACGGCCGCCGGCCACCAGCGGGCGACGCACCTGTTCAACGAGGAGCCGAAGGGCCCGGCGCTGCCCGGCAACGAGGCGTTCGGGATCCAGCACATGCACCCGGGGCGCTTCGCGGCGTTCGTGGGCGGGTTCCCGATCGTGTACGAGGGCGAGGTCGTCGGCGCGGTGGGGGTGAGCGGCGGCAACGGCGACCAGGACAAGGCGGTCGGCGCGGCGGCGCTGGCGGCGTTCGAGCGGAAGGTGGCGTCGGGGGCGGCGTGA
- a CDS encoding MFS transporter, producing MNPVRAWRRRAEGHKRASGPAPANAPEAAGGPEPVAGAESAPGAQSVPGAGTAPAPETAPASTTGAVSGPATAPGSVSAAASPAKSASARSRAARWGLVPVLTATVTTTMANTVVNVPMTSILADLDAPLSRGVLVATAFPVTLAALMPVSGWLGDRFGHRRVLCWAMSGVLVGSAGAALAPSLPVLVAFRMLQGLAAAPVLPVVMVLVVQVLGEGRRGRALSLWAAANGAGQALGPTTGGLLAEFLGWRAVFWQIVPLSALVVLGGRLLLPKPQAPPARTRLDWRGALTVTGGAALLLTATSAVPSQGIGSPAVWGLAGGGLLCLAAFLLVERGRPGAFLRPRHLVEVRYLRSSFAAAAQMYALGATLLAAPVYLVETHGMPEGTTGLVVLALPLAMASLAPVAGRATERFGGRAAMRGGLLTLLAGLGALAAVAGWHGAAPPLVAALLALGAGVAFIQTPAATGASRSRAGRTGAGLGLFNLVRFGATALGTASVALLGTEPERLVWVFGTGAALAAAAFVFSFAGKDPQPDAAAVPEPQLPVRTR from the coding sequence ATGAACCCGGTCCGCGCGTGGCGCCGCAGGGCGGAAGGGCACAAGCGCGCCTCGGGGCCGGCGCCGGCGAACGCGCCGGAGGCCGCGGGCGGCCCCGAGCCGGTCGCCGGGGCCGAGTCCGCCCCCGGAGCCCAGTCCGTCCCCGGAGCCGGGACCGCACCCGCACCCGAGACGGCACCCGCGTCCACGACCGGCGCCGTGTCCGGGCCCGCCACCGCCCCCGGATCCGTATCGGCCGCCGCATCCCCCGCCAAGTCCGCGTCCGCCCGCTCGCGGGCCGCGCGGTGGGGGCTGGTGCCCGTGCTGACCGCCACCGTGACCACCACGATGGCCAACACCGTCGTCAACGTCCCGATGACCTCCATCCTCGCCGACCTCGACGCCCCCCTCAGCCGCGGTGTGCTCGTCGCCACCGCCTTCCCCGTGACCCTCGCCGCCCTCATGCCCGTCTCCGGCTGGCTCGGCGACCGGTTCGGGCACCGCCGCGTCCTGTGCTGGGCGATGTCCGGCGTGCTCGTCGGCTCCGCCGGGGCCGCGCTGGCGCCGAGCCTGCCGGTGCTCGTGGCCTTCCGGATGCTGCAGGGGCTCGCCGCCGCGCCCGTGCTGCCCGTGGTGATGGTGCTGGTGGTGCAGGTGCTCGGGGAGGGGCGGCGCGGGCGGGCGCTGTCGCTGTGGGCGGCGGCCAACGGCGCCGGGCAGGCGCTCGGGCCGACGACCGGCGGGCTGCTCGCCGAGTTCCTCGGCTGGCGCGCGGTGTTCTGGCAGATCGTCCCGCTGTCCGCGCTCGTCGTCCTCGGCGGCAGACTGCTGCTGCCCAAGCCGCAGGCACCGCCCGCCCGTACCCGGCTCGACTGGCGCGGCGCGCTCACCGTCACCGGCGGCGCCGCCCTGCTGCTCACCGCCACCTCCGCGGTGCCCTCGCAGGGCATCGGCTCCCCCGCCGTGTGGGGGCTCGCGGGCGGCGGGCTGCTCTGCCTGGCCGCGTTCCTCCTGGTCGAGCGGGGCCGGCCTGGGGCGTTCCTGCGGCCCCGGCACCTGGTCGAAGTGCGGTATCTGCGCTCGTCGTTCGCCGCCGCCGCGCAGATGTACGCGCTGGGGGCCACGCTGCTCGCGGCGCCGGTCTACCTGGTCGAGACGCACGGCATGCCCGAGGGCACCACCGGGCTGGTGGTGCTCGCGCTGCCGCTGGCCATGGCGTCGCTCGCGCCCGTCGCGGGGCGGGCGACCGAGCGGTTCGGCGGCCGGGCCGCCATGCGCGGCGGGCTGCTGACGCTGCTGGCCGGGCTGGGCGCGCTGGCCGCCGTCGCCGGCTGGCACGGGGCGGCGCCGCCGCTGGTCGCGGCGCTGCTGGCGCTGGGCGCAGGGGTGGCGTTCATCCAGACCCCGGCGGCGACCGGCGCGTCCCGGTCCCGGGCGGGGCGTACGGGCGCGGGCCTGGGGCTCTTCAACCTCGTACGGTTCGGCGCCACCGCCCTCGGCACCGCCTCCGTCGCCCTGCTGGGCACCGAACCGGAGCGGCTGGTCTGGGTCTTCGGCACCGGCGCGGCCCTGGCGGCGGCGGCGTTCGTCTTCTCCTTCGCCGGCAAGGACCCGCAGCCCGACGCCGCGGCCGTGCCGGAGCCGCAGCTTCCGGTACGTACCCGCTGA
- a CDS encoding PucR family transcriptional regulator, which yields MAHDTSHKLHMTVESLLAEPVLRGRLLGGKAGLRREVTWCLPLAELPPPPGADRPAAGEDLAGIAVYAPAAELVAAPDSRRLLSGLAARGAAAVLARLQQGIEPDLGPLMRAADTAGLPLVRLAPEADYHRVGRLVAVKSIADTAHVLEYSVRVHRTLGEVFAAGSGLPALARSMATLSGGSVLILDRGGELLARAERDRAASDAEWQELADAVHAKAGGGRPHPPHAGHHHVAARDLDVAAPWGERLHVVCAPVGVAGEPYGTVAVVEPVLAPESHALAQHRVIVEQGAPLVASEILRQRSVTEAEERSRDDFLDTLVHGRFTDAHELEARSRHYRFDMDARHAVFVVAMPAASAARAQAVQRAVAGAADAAGGGAGGGPGGTGQGAAGAAPGHGKGFTMATLMGRLLVVVAEFAAADAAAPFDAQAEKTALQRYGRWLHRLVTGRADAAAQIAYGRAATGAAGVAASFREARITLELSGRVQVPEVCGYAELRVFAAVEEAAASAQGREFAREVLEPLRRADGQTGNLEQVVLAYIAESGNLNAAARRLQLHRNTMLYKLERASRALQMDVRSAETQFTVWLAHRIQTLNDSLRVLQAELSPPA from the coding sequence ATGGCACACGACACATCGCACAAACTGCACATGACGGTGGAATCGCTGCTCGCCGAGCCCGTGTTGCGCGGGCGGCTGCTGGGCGGCAAGGCCGGGCTGCGCCGCGAGGTGACCTGGTGCCTGCCGCTGGCCGAGCTGCCGCCGCCGCCCGGGGCCGACCGGCCCGCGGCCGGCGAGGACCTCGCGGGCATCGCGGTCTACGCCCCGGCCGCAGAACTCGTCGCCGCCCCCGACTCCCGCCGGCTGCTCTCCGGCCTCGCCGCCCGCGGCGCCGCCGCCGTGCTGGCCCGGCTCCAGCAGGGCATCGAGCCCGACCTCGGCCCGCTGATGCGCGCCGCCGACACCGCCGGGCTGCCGCTGGTGCGGCTGGCGCCCGAGGCGGACTACCACCGCGTGGGGCGGCTGGTGGCGGTGAAGTCGATCGCCGACACGGCGCACGTGCTGGAGTACAGCGTCCGCGTCCACCGCACCCTCGGCGAGGTCTTCGCCGCCGGCTCGGGACTGCCCGCGCTGGCGCGGTCGATGGCGACGCTGTCCGGCGGCTCGGTGCTGATCCTGGACCGCGGCGGCGAGCTGCTGGCCCGCGCGGAGCGCGACCGGGCGGCCTCCGACGCGGAGTGGCAGGAGCTGGCGGACGCCGTGCACGCCAAGGCGGGCGGTGGCAGGCCGCACCCGCCGCACGCCGGGCACCACCACGTGGCGGCCCGCGACCTCGACGTGGCCGCGCCGTGGGGCGAGCGGCTGCACGTGGTGTGCGCGCCGGTGGGCGTGGCGGGGGAGCCGTACGGGACGGTCGCCGTCGTCGAGCCGGTGCTCGCGCCCGAGTCGCACGCGCTCGCGCAGCACCGGGTGATCGTGGAGCAGGGGGCGCCGCTGGTGGCGTCGGAGATCCTGCGGCAGCGGTCGGTCACGGAGGCGGAGGAGCGCTCGCGGGACGACTTCCTGGACACACTGGTGCACGGGCGGTTCACGGACGCACACGAGCTGGAGGCGCGCTCGCGGCACTACCGCTTCGACATGGACGCGCGGCACGCCGTCTTCGTCGTCGCCATGCCGGCGGCGAGCGCGGCGCGGGCGCAGGCGGTGCAGCGGGCGGTCGCGGGGGCGGCGGACGCGGCGGGCGGAGGCGCGGGCGGCGGCCCCGGCGGTACGGGCCAGGGCGCGGCGGGCGCCGCGCCGGGGCACGGCAAGGGGTTCACCATGGCGACGCTGATGGGGCGGCTGCTGGTCGTCGTCGCGGAGTTCGCGGCGGCCGACGCCGCGGCGCCGTTCGACGCGCAGGCCGAGAAGACGGCGCTGCAGCGGTACGGGCGGTGGCTGCACCGGCTGGTGACCGGCCGGGCGGACGCCGCCGCGCAGATCGCGTACGGCCGTGCGGCCACGGGTGCGGCGGGGGTGGCGGCGAGCTTCCGCGAGGCGCGGATCACGCTGGAGCTCTCGGGACGGGTGCAGGTGCCGGAGGTGTGCGGGTACGCGGAACTGCGGGTGTTCGCGGCGGTCGAGGAGGCGGCGGCGAGCGCGCAGGGGCGGGAGTTCGCCCGCGAGGTGCTGGAGCCGCTGCGCCGCGCGGACGGCCAGACGGGCAACCTGGAGCAGGTCGTGCTCGCGTACATCGCCGAGTCGGGCAACCTCAACGCGGCGGCGCGCCGCCTCCAGCTCCACCGCAACACGATGCTCTACAAGCTCGAACGGGCCTCGCGGGCACTCCAGATGGACGTACGGTCCGCGGAGACGCAGTTCACGGTGTGGCTGGCGCACCGCATCCAGACGCTGAACGACTCGCTGCGGGTCCTCCAGGCCGAGCTGTCACCCCCGGCGTAG
- a CDS encoding RidA family protein: protein MPQGDYRAAVVDGGLALSAGMTPRVDGRLTVTGLVGGDVDPAVARDAAGLAARNAVAAIVAALDGDARRLRRLLRMTVYVACVDGFTDLSAVADGATAGLRGAAPAAGLPVRSAIGVRSLPSGAPVEVELTAAVRP, encoded by the coding sequence GTGCCGCAGGGGGACTACCGGGCCGCCGTCGTCGACGGCGGGCTCGCGCTCAGCGCGGGAATGACGCCGCGGGTCGACGGCAGGCTGACCGTCACCGGGCTCGTCGGCGGCGACGTCGACCCCGCGGTGGCCCGCGACGCCGCCGGGCTCGCGGCGCGCAACGCCGTCGCGGCGATCGTCGCCGCCCTGGACGGCGACGCGCGGCGGCTGCGGCGGCTGTTGCGGATGACGGTGTACGTGGCGTGCGTCGACGGGTTCACCGACCTGTCGGCGGTCGCGGACGGCGCCACCGCGGGGCTCCGCGGGGCCGCGCCCGCGGCGGGGCTGCCGGTGCGGTCGGCGATCGGGGTCAGGTCGCTGCCGTCGGGGGCGCCGGTGGAGGTCGAACTGACGGCGGCCGTACGCCCATGA
- a CDS encoding gamma-glutamyltransferase family protein — protein MAESYESQQPSVQQPPEQQRPPRTPVLAAGGMAASAHPAVTFAGAAVLRDGGNAVDAALAMAAMSWLALPGQCGVGGDAFAVVREPDGRVWTVCGSGYGPDGGDLDFYAAQGHGAVPLSGPLSVAVPGAPAALAALHAAGAGRELAGLWAPAARAAERGLPCTAKTRGDIAEVQELLAADPDALRNLLPDGRPPAVGHQLAQPDLAATIRSLAADPAAFYTGAFAERAVAALRAAGAPFSGEEWALCGDVAPQPAISTAYRGRTVHQTPPPSPGWMALQQLALCDGTLGALAPLGADAVHLLASAARLSFADRVERCASDTDAWRETLTPAAVAAARERLARGEAPPGAAGPADGDTTSMVAVDADGRAVSYIHSLAFTFGSKVTIPGTGVLLNNRLGRGAYLIPGHPNAVRPRRRPLHTLNAWIVTDADGRLEHVGNTPGGDGQVQWNTQLISHLVDHGMDPQAAVEAPRFFIHPGSDADVLGQPEELRCESRLGAGVLAGLRERGHAVTDAGPWGGGGSAMVITADRERGCLLGGADPRQDGVALGV, from the coding sequence ATGGCCGAGTCGTACGAGTCGCAGCAGCCGTCCGTCCAGCAGCCGCCTGAGCAGCAGCGTCCGCCCCGTACCCCCGTGCTCGCCGCCGGCGGCATGGCCGCGAGCGCGCACCCCGCCGTCACCTTCGCCGGCGCCGCCGTGCTGCGCGACGGGGGGAACGCCGTGGACGCGGCGCTGGCGATGGCCGCGATGTCGTGGCTCGCGCTGCCGGGCCAGTGCGGCGTCGGCGGGGACGCGTTCGCCGTCGTACGGGAGCCGGACGGCCGGGTGTGGACGGTCTGCGGCAGCGGCTACGGGCCCGACGGCGGCGACCTCGACTTCTACGCCGCCCAGGGCCACGGCGCCGTGCCGCTCTCCGGACCGCTCTCCGTCGCCGTACCCGGCGCGCCCGCCGCCCTCGCCGCCCTGCACGCCGCCGGCGCCGGCCGCGAACTCGCCGGGCTGTGGGCGCCCGCCGCCCGCGCCGCCGAGCGCGGCCTGCCCTGCACCGCGAAGACCCGGGGCGACATAGCGGAGGTGCAGGAACTCCTGGCCGCCGACCCCGACGCGCTGCGGAACCTGCTGCCTGACGGCCGCCCGCCCGCCGTCGGCCACCAACTGGCGCAGCCGGACCTGGCCGCGACGATACGCAGCCTCGCCGCCGACCCCGCCGCCTTCTACACCGGCGCGTTCGCGGAGCGGGCGGTAGCCGCCCTGCGCGCGGCGGGCGCGCCGTTCAGCGGCGAGGAGTGGGCGCTCTGCGGCGACGTGGCACCGCAGCCGGCGATCAGCACCGCCTACCGCGGCCGTACCGTGCACCAGACCCCGCCCCCCAGCCCCGGCTGGATGGCCCTCCAGCAACTCGCCCTCTGCGACGGCACCCTCGGCGCCCTCGCCCCGCTCGGCGCCGACGCCGTGCACCTGCTGGCGTCGGCGGCCCGGCTGTCCTTCGCGGACCGCGTGGAGCGCTGCGCGAGCGACACCGACGCGTGGCGGGAGACGCTGACGCCGGCCGCGGTCGCCGCGGCGCGCGAACGCCTCGCGCGCGGCGAGGCGCCGCCGGGCGCGGCGGGGCCCGCGGACGGCGACACGACGTCGATGGTCGCCGTGGACGCGGACGGGCGGGCGGTGAGCTACATCCACTCGCTGGCGTTCACGTTCGGTTCCAAGGTCACGATCCCCGGCACCGGCGTGCTGCTCAACAACCGCCTGGGCCGCGGCGCGTACCTCATACCCGGCCACCCCAACGCGGTCCGGCCGCGCCGCCGGCCGCTGCACACGCTGAACGCGTGGATCGTCACGGACGCGGACGGCCGGCTGGAGCACGTCGGGAACACCCCGGGCGGGGACGGCCAGGTGCAGTGGAACACGCAGCTCATCTCGCACCTGGTGGACCACGGGATGGACCCGCAGGCGGCGGTGGAGGCACCGCGGTTCTTCATCCACCCGGGCAGCGACGCGGACGTCCTCGGGCAGCCGGAGGAGCTGCGGTGCGAGTCGCGGCTGGGCGCCGGGGTGCTGGCGGGGCTGCGGGAGCGGGGGCACGCGGTGACCGACGCGGGACCGTGGGGCGGGGGCGGCAGCGCGATGGTGATCACGGCGGACCGGGAACGGGGCTGCCTGCTGGGCGGCGCGGACCCGCGGCAGGACGGGGTGGCGCTCGGTGTCTGA
- a CDS encoding DUF1275 family protein yields the protein MTTTATTATAATAARPAAVSRSRGATLRTDTALILLTVTAGITDAISFLGLGGVFTANMTGNLVLVGMAATSDEAWQEVLRGDVLRCTASFAGFVLGMLAGFRLLRTRPAGSARVLGAGLALHAVFLAGWVTTDAAPGTAAGAGLIAASATAMGVQTAAARGLDRAGITTTFVTGTLTSLISGLAQGDRRHAALRTAVLAALLVGGLLGGLLLAYAPKAAAVPLLVATAGAMALCVRPGQRPERTG from the coding sequence GTGACGACGACAGCGACGACGGCGACAGCGGCGACGGCGGCCCGTCCGGCGGCCGTCTCCCGCTCGCGCGGGGCAACCCTCCGCACGGACACGGCCCTGATCCTGCTGACCGTCACGGCGGGGATCACGGACGCGATCTCGTTCCTGGGCCTGGGCGGGGTGTTCACGGCGAACATGACGGGCAACCTGGTGCTCGTCGGCATGGCGGCCACCTCCGACGAGGCGTGGCAGGAGGTGCTGCGCGGCGATGTCCTGCGCTGCACCGCCTCGTTCGCGGGCTTCGTCCTCGGCATGCTCGCCGGCTTCCGCCTGCTGCGCACCCGCCCCGCCGGCTCCGCCCGGGTGCTCGGCGCCGGGCTCGCGCTGCACGCGGTGTTCCTCGCCGGGTGGGTCACGACGGACGCCGCCCCCGGGACCGCCGCCGGCGCCGGGCTGATCGCCGCGTCGGCGACGGCGATGGGCGTGCAGACGGCGGCGGCCCGGGGCCTCGACCGGGCGGGCATCACGACGACGTTCGTCACCGGCACCCTGACGTCGCTGATCTCCGGCCTGGCGCAGGGCGACCGCCGGCACGCCGCCCTGCGCACGGCGGTCCTGGCGGCGCTGCTCGTGGGGGGACTGCTCGGCGGGCTGCTGCTGGCGTACGCGCCGAAGGCGGCCGCCGTGCCGCTGCTGGTGGCGACGGCGGGGGCGATGGCGCTGTGCGTACGCCCGGGTCAGCGGCCGGAACGTACGGGATGA
- a CDS encoding aldehyde dehydrogenase family protein, which translates to MTAPDRAATPASPASPAASPAVLRATDPAAPGETVTEVAAATPAQAAESVRTAHRAFDGWAAAPAGRRAEALHGAAAELAADADGLALLICREEGKTLGSARGEVAKTVEQFRLAAQLAYLVEGATYPGESPGVAAWTLRVPLGVVVAITPWNFPVSLAARKIAPALAAGNTVVFKPSPVTPGVGARLAAACHRGGVPEDVLRVVQGDDPAAMAALAGAPEVRAVTFTGSDRVGAALRGTVGPAARVQFELGGHNAALVCADADLPRAAAEVAAGAFGLTGQVCTATDRVLVERAVAAEFTELLAERAAKLTAGRGDDPGADIGPAATAGQRTRLTALLDSAVAAGAVVAGRGSLAPGADPAGHWVLPAVLTGVPADHPVNTGELFGPLLSVVPVAGPEEALAEINADPHRLVTAIHTRDLGTAHRFLRAARCGVVKVNERTTGNGVAPPFGGWGASSSGAFPEGGRTALEFVTDTKTVYCAY; encoded by the coding sequence GTGACGGCCCCGGATCGGGCCGCCACGCCCGCCTCACCCGCCTCGCCGGCCGCCTCCCCGGCCGTGCTGCGCGCCACCGACCCGGCGGCCCCCGGCGAGACCGTCACCGAGGTCGCCGCCGCCACGCCGGCGCAGGCCGCCGAGTCGGTACGCACCGCGCACCGGGCCTTCGACGGCTGGGCCGCCGCCCCCGCCGGGCGCCGCGCGGAGGCGCTGCACGGCGCCGCCGCTGAGCTGGCGGCGGACGCGGACGGGCTGGCGCTGCTGATCTGCCGAGAGGAGGGCAAGACGCTCGGCTCGGCGCGCGGCGAGGTGGCCAAGACCGTCGAGCAGTTCCGGCTGGCGGCACAGCTCGCGTACCTGGTGGAGGGGGCGACGTACCCCGGTGAGAGCCCGGGTGTCGCGGCCTGGACGCTGCGCGTGCCGCTCGGCGTCGTCGTCGCCATCACCCCCTGGAACTTCCCGGTCTCGCTCGCCGCCCGGAAGATCGCCCCCGCGCTGGCCGCCGGGAACACCGTCGTCTTCAAGCCATCGCCGGTCACGCCGGGCGTCGGCGCGCGGCTGGCCGCGGCCTGCCATCGCGGCGGGGTGCCGGAGGACGTGCTGCGGGTCGTCCAGGGCGACGACCCGGCGGCGATGGCGGCACTGGCGGGCGCGCCGGAGGTACGGGCGGTGACGTTCACCGGCTCCGACCGGGTCGGCGCGGCGCTGCGCGGCACCGTCGGGCCCGCGGCCCGGGTGCAGTTCGAGCTGGGCGGGCACAACGCCGCCCTGGTCTGCGCCGACGCCGACCTGCCGCGCGCGGCCGCGGAGGTCGCGGCCGGGGCCTTCGGGCTCACCGGGCAGGTGTGCACGGCGACGGACCGGGTGCTGGTGGAGCGGGCCGTGGCGGCGGAGTTCACGGAGCTGCTGGCGGAGCGGGCCGCGAAGCTCACCGCGGGGCGCGGCGACGACCCGGGCGCCGACATCGGACCCGCCGCCACCGCCGGGCAGCGCACCCGCCTCACGGCGCTGCTGGACTCCGCCGTCGCCGCGGGCGCCGTCGTCGCGGGGCGCGGGTCGCTGGCGCCGGGGGCGGATCCCGCGGGGCACTGGGTGCTGCCGGCGGTGCTGACGGGCGTACCGGCGGACCATCCGGTGAACACCGGCGAGCTGTTCGGGCCGCTGCTGTCCGTGGTGCCGGTGGCGGGGCCCGAGGAGGCGCTTGCGGAGATCAACGCGGATCCGCACCGGCTGGTCACCGCGATCCACACCCGCGACCTCGGCACCGCGCACCGCTTCCTGCGGGCGGCGCGCTGCGGGGTCGTGAAGGTCAACGAACGCACCACAGGCAACGGCGTCGCACCGCCCTTCGGCGGCTGGGGCGCGTCCAGCTCCGGCGCGTTCCCCGAAGGGGGCCGGACGGCGCTGGAGTTCGTCACGGACACGAAGACCGTGTACTGCGCGTACTGA
- a CDS encoding dihydrofolate reductase family protein, whose amino-acid sequence MANLRCHISISLDGYVAGPHQSVGNPLGEGGEALHDWVVPLAGWREAHGSEGGEVNASSQVFAETVENIGAAVMGRGMFGPVGGGPWAEDEQWNGWWGDEPPYHYPVFVVTHHPRPAVEMAGGTTFHFVTDGIESALARAKEAADGKDVMLWGGGRIAGQYLAAGLLDVLELHVVPVLLGGGSRLLDGVDGSQVRLEQVRAVEGEGVTHLKYLVHPVRSGR is encoded by the coding sequence ATGGCCAACCTCAGATGTCACATCTCCATCTCCCTCGACGGCTACGTCGCCGGACCGCATCAGAGCGTCGGGAACCCCCTCGGCGAGGGCGGCGAGGCCCTGCACGACTGGGTCGTGCCGCTCGCCGGCTGGCGGGAGGCGCACGGCAGCGAAGGCGGCGAGGTCAACGCCAGTTCGCAGGTCTTCGCGGAGACCGTCGAGAACATCGGCGCCGCCGTCATGGGCCGCGGCATGTTCGGTCCCGTCGGCGGCGGGCCCTGGGCGGAGGACGAGCAGTGGAACGGCTGGTGGGGCGACGAGCCGCCGTACCACTACCCGGTGTTCGTCGTCACCCACCATCCGCGCCCGGCCGTCGAGATGGCCGGCGGGACCACGTTCCACTTCGTCACCGACGGCATCGAGTCCGCGCTCGCGCGGGCGAAGGAGGCGGCGGACGGCAAGGACGTGATGCTGTGGGGCGGCGGCCGGATCGCCGGGCAGTATCTGGCCGCCGGCCTGCTCGACGTGCTCGAACTCCACGTCGTGCCCGTCCTCCTCGGCGGCGGCTCCCGCCTCCTCGACGGCGTGGACGGCAGCCAGGTCCGCCTTGAGCAGGTCCGGGCCGTCGAGGGGGAGGGGGTCACGCACCTCAAGTACCTGGTTCATCCCGTACGTTCCGGCCGCTGA